A genomic segment from Sulfuritalea hydrogenivorans sk43H encodes:
- a CDS encoding DUF2863 family protein, whose product MKRNRLPRRARQTPDSELLTRLATRLSQSSNRVEDAWWEARLAAHIDHLLANDGEETLVAVLDQLYNGGSRAYDELADMVESCAETRRAEGNSGLDAVMIAVPLLAWSRFQIPSGGIPAAQLEAVRVHLQAHVLAADAKLGLSDILYSPDQLPQSYVATAQLAEKLAKAAIHGRNLKIDPAQLSETMNFLSDTRYLLGAVAAPRGTALFRWQEDDGDPAESFRQWAQQGGDALRPLLPACAIEFLPVLAYHAAVRDADRASRPWSLRSAVAFLQTVLNQPAAELRAVVAPFHDRQLEEYRIGFTQRGSSDVVHGVVWPLLENEDENNDAPTQIEAALREAGVSSVLMLDQRFPLEFCDDCGAPLYPNPEGEPVHAELPEDQAEAAPRHLH is encoded by the coding sequence ATGAAACGCAACCGCCTTCCCCGCCGCGCCCGCCAGACCCCCGACTCCGAACTTCTCACCCGTCTGGCCACGCGTCTCAGCCAGTCATCGAACCGGGTCGAGGATGCCTGGTGGGAGGCCCGCCTGGCGGCTCACATAGACCACCTGCTGGCGAACGACGGGGAGGAAACTCTCGTGGCCGTGCTCGACCAGCTCTATAACGGCGGCTCGCGCGCCTACGACGAACTGGCCGACATGGTCGAATCCTGCGCCGAAACGCGCCGCGCCGAGGGCAACAGCGGCCTTGACGCCGTGATGATCGCCGTGCCGCTGCTGGCCTGGTCGCGTTTCCAGATCCCGTCGGGCGGCATTCCGGCGGCACAACTGGAAGCGGTGCGGGTTCATCTGCAGGCCCATGTGCTGGCCGCCGACGCCAAACTCGGCCTCTCCGACATTCTCTACAGCCCCGACCAGTTGCCGCAAAGCTATGTCGCAACAGCGCAACTGGCGGAAAAGCTCGCCAAAGCGGCGATTCATGGCCGCAATCTGAAAATCGACCCGGCGCAGCTCTCCGAAACCATGAACTTCCTGTCGGATACCCGCTACCTGCTGGGCGCCGTCGCGGCGCCGCGCGGTACGGCGCTGTTCCGCTGGCAGGAAGACGACGGCGATCCCGCCGAATCCTTCCGCCAATGGGCGCAGCAGGGCGGCGACGCCCTGCGTCCGCTGCTGCCGGCCTGCGCCATCGAGTTCCTGCCGGTGCTGGCCTACCACGCAGCGGTGCGCGATGCCGACCGTGCCTCGCGTCCCTGGTCGCTGCGCTCGGCCGTAGCCTTCCTGCAAACCGTGCTGAACCAACCCGCCGCCGAGCTGCGCGCCGTGGTGGCGCCTTTCCACGATCGCCAGCTTGAGGAATATCGCATCGGTTTCACCCAGCGCGGCAGCAGCGACGTGGTGCACGGCGTGGTCTGGCCGCTGCTGGAAAACGAGGACGAGAACAACGACGCCCCGACGCAGATCGAAGCCGCGCTTCGCGAAGCCGGCGTCAGCAGCGTGCTGATGCTCGACCAGCGTTTCCCGCTGGAGTTCTGCGACGACTGCGGCGCCCCGCTCTACCCGAATCCGGAAGGCGAGCCGGTGCACGCGGAACTGCCCGAAGACCAGGCGGAGGCCGCTCCCCGACATCTGCACTGA
- a CDS encoding D-amino acid dehydrogenase, with product MRVIVLGAGVVGVTTAWYLAADGHEVTVIERQPLPAQETSFANGGQISVSHAEPWANPQAPWKALKWMGREDAPLLWRLRADPAQWAWGLRFLRECTAARARANVRAIVSLGLASRAALQSLRRELALDYDHLERGILHFYTDPAEFEHALPQAALMREFGCERVPKTAAECLAIEPALGGSRVPVVGGTYTASDESGDARRFTETLARHAVGRGVRFRYGETVTALQREGGRVSGVRLASGETPCADMTVLALGSYSPLLLKPLGVRLPVYPAKGYSATLELAEGIAAPTVSLTDDGHKIVISRLGQFLRVAGTAEFNGYDTSLNAARCEALLHRIGEIFPALAAVGKVDYWAGLRPATPGNVPLIGDMAGAGLAGLWLNTGHGTLGWTLACGSARMLAEMVAGRDPGLDARPYRF from the coding sequence ATGCGCGTGATCGTGCTCGGTGCCGGCGTGGTCGGCGTGACGACCGCCTGGTATCTCGCGGCCGACGGCCACGAGGTCACGGTAATCGAGCGCCAGCCGCTGCCGGCGCAGGAAACCAGCTTCGCCAACGGCGGCCAGATATCGGTCAGCCATGCCGAACCCTGGGCCAATCCGCAAGCGCCTTGGAAAGCGCTGAAATGGATGGGGCGCGAAGATGCTCCGCTGCTCTGGCGTCTGCGCGCCGATCCGGCGCAATGGGCCTGGGGCCTGCGTTTCCTGCGCGAATGCACGGCGGCGCGAGCGCGGGCCAACGTGCGCGCCATCGTGAGCCTCGGGCTCGCCAGCCGCGCCGCCCTGCAATCCCTGCGGCGGGAACTGGCGCTCGACTACGATCATCTGGAGCGCGGCATCCTGCATTTCTACACCGATCCCGCCGAGTTCGAGCACGCGTTGCCGCAGGCCGCGCTGATGCGCGAATTCGGTTGCGAGCGGGTGCCCAAAACGGCGGCGGAATGCCTTGCCATCGAACCGGCCCTGGGGGGCTCGCGGGTGCCCGTGGTTGGCGGAACCTACACCGCGAGCGATGAATCGGGCGACGCCCGGCGCTTCACCGAAACACTGGCGCGGCATGCTGTCGGGCGCGGCGTGCGCTTTCGCTACGGCGAAACGGTAACGGCGCTGCAACGCGAAGGAGGCCGCGTGTCGGGCGTGCGCCTGGCCTCCGGGGAAACGCCATGCGCCGACATGACGGTGCTGGCCCTCGGCAGCTATTCGCCCTTGCTGCTGAAACCCCTGGGCGTGCGCTTGCCGGTGTATCCGGCCAAGGGTTATTCGGCCACGCTTGAGCTGGCCGAAGGCATTGCGGCGCCAACGGTAAGCCTGACCGATGACGGACACAAGATCGTCATCTCGCGTCTTGGCCAATTCCTGCGCGTGGCCGGCACGGCGGAGTTCAATGGTTACGATACCTCGCTCAATGCGGCGCGCTGCGAAGCCCTGTTGCACCGGATAGGCGAAATCTTTCCGGCGCTGGCGGCAGTCGGCAAGGTCGATTACTGGGCCGGGCTGCGCCCCGCCACGCCCGGCAACGTGCCGCTGATCGGCGACATGGCCGGCGCCGGCCTGGCCGGCTTGTGGCTCAACACCGGTCACGGCACGCTGGGCTGGACGCTGGCCTGCGGCTCGGCGCGGATGCTGGCGGAGATGGTCGCCGGGCGCGATCCGGGGCTGGATGCGAGGCCTTATCGATTCTGA
- the msrB gene encoding peptide-methionine (R)-S-oxide reductase MsrB — MSTKPRISKTDAEWRAQLTPMQYHVAREKGTERAFSGEYWDCKDPGTYRCIGCGEPLFESTTKFDSGCGWPSFTAPVNAQGITEIDDNSHFMRRTEVVCSNCGAHLGHVFPDGPAPTGLRYCINSASLSLCVDDEPSPTPSPRKGATDLLASLELHWFGIL, encoded by the coding sequence ATGAGCACCAAACCCAGGATCAGCAAGACCGACGCCGAATGGCGCGCGCAGCTTACGCCCATGCAGTACCACGTCGCCCGCGAAAAAGGCACCGAGCGCGCCTTCAGCGGCGAATACTGGGACTGCAAGGATCCCGGCACCTATCGCTGCATCGGCTGCGGCGAGCCGCTGTTCGAATCGACGACCAAGTTCGACTCCGGCTGCGGCTGGCCCAGCTTCACGGCGCCGGTAAATGCGCAAGGCATCACCGAAATCGACGACAACAGCCATTTCATGCGCCGCACCGAAGTCGTCTGCAGCAACTGCGGCGCCCATCTCGGCCACGTCTTTCCCGACGGCCCGGCCCCCACCGGCCTGCGCTACTGCATAAATTCAGCTTCGCTGAGTTTATGCGTTGACGATGAACCCTCCCCCACCCCCTCCCCAAGGAAGGGGGCGACTGATTTGCTCGCTTCGCTCGAGTTGCACTGGTTCGGCATCTTATAA
- a CDS encoding septation protein A — translation MKFLFDLFPIILFFAAFKAFDIYVATGVVIAATAAQIGWVWHRHGKVDTMLWISLALVVVFGGATLVLRDETFIKWKPTVLYWLFAATLFGSARFFGKNLIRAMLEKQVELPEGLWSRLNLAWIGFFSVMGVINLWVAFSFSTDTWVSFKLFGGMGLMIAFIVAQGMVLARYLPDEKESSSPQPSGPSEKS, via the coding sequence ATGAAATTCCTCTTCGACCTCTTCCCGATCATCCTCTTCTTTGCCGCCTTCAAGGCCTTCGACATCTACGTCGCTACCGGCGTGGTGATCGCCGCCACGGCCGCGCAGATCGGCTGGGTCTGGCATCGCCACGGCAAGGTGGACACCATGCTGTGGATCAGCCTGGCGCTGGTGGTGGTCTTCGGCGGCGCGACACTGGTCCTGCGCGACGAAACCTTCATCAAGTGGAAGCCGACCGTGCTCTACTGGCTATTCGCGGCAACCTTGTTCGGCTCGGCCCGTTTCTTCGGCAAGAACCTGATCCGCGCCATGCTGGAAAAACAGGTGGAACTGCCCGAAGGACTCTGGAGCCGGCTCAACCTGGCCTGGATCGGCTTCTTCTCCGTCATGGGCGTAATCAACCTCTGGGTTGCGTTCAGCTTCAGCACCGACACCTGGGTCAGCTTCAAGCTCTTCGGCGGCATGGGGTTGATGATCGCCTTCATCGTCGCCCAGGGCATGGTGCTCGCCAGATACCTGCCCGACGAGAAGGAATCCTCCTCCCCCCAACCCAGCGGTCCTTCGGAGAAATCCTGA
- a CDS encoding YciI family protein, whose translation MLYAIVGEDVPNSLEKRLASRPAHLARLTELDAAGRLVLGGPCPAIDSPDPGPAGFSGSLIVAEFDSLVAAQAWADADPYVAAGVYGRVTVRPFRQVFPKS comes from the coding sequence ATGCTTTATGCAATCGTCGGCGAAGACGTGCCGAACAGTCTTGAGAAGCGCCTCGCCAGCCGCCCGGCCCACCTTGCCCGCCTGACCGAACTGGATGCCGCCGGACGCCTGGTTCTGGGCGGCCCCTGCCCCGCCATCGACAGTCCGGACCCCGGGCCCGCGGGCTTTTCCGGCAGCCTGATCGTGGCCGAATTCGACTCGCTCGTTGCGGCCCAGGCCTGGGCCGATGCCGACCCTTATGTCGCCGCCGGCGTCTATGGCCGCGTCACGGTGCGTCCCTTCAGGCAAGTCTTCCCGAAATCGTGA
- a CDS encoding BolA family protein produces MSVIDAMRAQLATLDPVAVEIIDDSAKHAGHAGARSGGGHFRLSIVSPRFAGCRTMERHRLVYDALGPLMKREIHALSITAKTPDEK; encoded by the coding sequence GTGAGCGTCATCGATGCGATGCGGGCGCAACTCGCCACGCTCGACCCCGTTGCGGTCGAGATCATCGACGACTCGGCGAAGCATGCCGGCCACGCGGGTGCCAGGAGCGGCGGAGGCCATTTCCGGCTGTCGATTGTCTCGCCGCGCTTTGCCGGTTGCAGGACAATGGAAAGACATCGCTTGGTGTATGATGCCTTGGGTCCGCTGATGAAGCGGGAAATTCACGCACTTAGCATTACCGCAAAAACCCCCGACGAAAAATGA
- a CDS encoding peptidylprolyl isomerase, whose translation MNRTLRHALLLAFAVSVSAAPAFAQKKDSATFATVNGKAIPKVRADALIAGQAAQGQPDSPELRKAVTEELVRREVLTQESIKKGFDKKPEVQGQMDLARQGVLIGAYLNDFVKTHPVTEDQIKKEYEEIKAKLGSKEYKARHVLVEKEDEAKAIIAKLKKGEKIEDLAKDSKDPGSKERGGDLGWANPASFVPAFSAAMVKLEKGKFTETPVKSDFGWHVIQLEDTRELKLPGIEEAKGQIGQQLQQRQVQKHIDELRAKAKVE comes from the coding sequence ATGAACCGTACTCTCCGCCACGCCCTCCTGCTTGCCTTCGCCGTATCGGTGAGCGCAGCCCCAGCCTTTGCCCAGAAGAAGGATTCGGCAACGTTCGCCACCGTCAATGGCAAGGCCATTCCCAAGGTTCGCGCCGATGCGCTGATCGCCGGCCAGGCAGCACAAGGCCAGCCCGATTCCCCGGAACTGCGCAAGGCCGTTACGGAAGAGCTGGTTCGCCGCGAGGTGCTGACGCAGGAATCCATCAAGAAAGGCTTCGACAAGAAGCCCGAGGTTCAGGGCCAGATGGACCTTGCCCGTCAGGGTGTGCTGATCGGCGCCTACCTCAACGACTTTGTGAAAACCCACCCGGTCACCGAGGATCAGATCAAGAAGGAATACGAGGAAATCAAGGCCAAGCTCGGCAGCAAGGAGTACAAGGCCCGCCATGTCCTGGTCGAGAAGGAAGATGAAGCCAAGGCCATCATCGCGAAGCTGAAGAAGGGCGAGAAGATCGAAGACCTGGCCAAGGATTCCAAGGATCCCGGTTCCAAGGAACGCGGCGGCGACCTCGGCTGGGCCAACCCGGCCTCATTCGTTCCGGCTTTCTCGGCGGCGATGGTCAAGCTGGAAAAAGGCAAGTTCACCGAAACCCCGGTGAAGAGCGACTTCGGCTGGCATGTCATCCAGCTTGAAGATACGCGCGAGCTCAAGCTGCCGGGCATCGAGGAAGCCAAGGGCCAGATCGGCCAGCAACTTCAGCAGCGTCAGGTGCAAAAGCACATCGACGAGTTGCGCGCCAAGGCCAAGGTCGAGTAG
- the purL gene encoding phosphoribosylformylglycinamidine synthase, with product MADFLALRGTAAFSAPRLARLQRAVAGSVSGGRLAAEHWYFIELEGPLRADETGRLKDLLGVPAQLPAPPDGELLLVTPRLGTISPWSSKATDIARNCGFANVKRIERGTAFHVSGAIGGEREKSALATRLHDRMTESVLDSIDAARALFQHVAPQPLSTVDLLAGGRDALVKANVELGLALSADEIDYLAENFGKLQRNPTDVELMMFAQANSEHCRHKIFNASWTVDGVDQPLSLFGMIRETHKAHPDGTVVAYSDNAAVIEGAAIRRFYPRADGGYEYGEETTHILAKVETHNHPTAISPFPGAATGSGGEIRDEGATGRGSKPKAGLCGFSVSDLKIPGYAQPWESNYGKPERIASALDIMIEGPIGAAAFNNEFGRPNLAGYFRSFEQEFNGEMRGYHKPIMIAGGLGNIAADHAFKIRFPAGSLLIQLGGPGMLIGLGGGAASSMATGANTADLDFASVQRGNPEIQRRAQEVIDRCWQQGDGNPILAIHDVGAGGISNAMPELAHDAGCGAAFDLRALPSEEPGMSPREIWSNEAQERYVLAIAPERLEEFRALCERERCPFAVLGVATDDGQLTVKDDHFGNKPVDMPMEVLLGKAPKLHRDARRHQVVMPPLDVAGIDLKEAALRILRLPAVASKNFLITIGDRSVGGFTARDQMVGPWQVPVADVAVTAMGYDTLRGECFAMGERTPLALLDAAASGRMAVGEALTNLAAADVGDIGRVKLSANWMAAAGHGHEDAALFDTVKAVGLEFCPALGVSIPVGKDSLSMRTKWEGNGEEQGVAKQVTAPLSLIVSAFAPVGDVRRTLTPQLRPDAEVGETELVLIDLGEGRNRLGGSALAQVHGVSGDLPPDADAASLKAFFGAIQALNRDGKILAYHDRSDGGLFATVCEMSFASHVGISLNLDGLCYDPLMNDVDGSERFPQIAGRQRDRVITALFNEELGAVLQIRREDRTAVMQTLRDAGLGACTHAIGTTNTADEVRVWRNAKTVFAAHRNELQRVWSEGSFQIARLRDDPACAQEEFDALLDADNPGLSMTLKLESGAPFVATGARPKIAILREQGVNGHVEMAAAFERAGFAPYDVHMSDLQAGRVHLASFSGLAACGGFSYGDVLGAGQGWAKSVLFNDRLRDEFAAFFNRADSFALGVCNGCQMMAHLAPIIPGAQDWPTFQRNRSEQFEARVVMVEIPPSPSILLAGMAGSKLPVVVSHGEGRAEFAAGQGGKALAAMRYIDNRGATATTYPFNPNGSPDGIAGVTTADGRFTIMMPHPERTFRSVQMSWQPPGLGEDAPWLAMFRNARRWLG from the coding sequence TGACGGAGAACTGTTGTTGGTGACTCCGCGCCTCGGCACCATCTCGCCATGGAGTTCCAAGGCGACCGATATTGCCCGCAATTGCGGATTCGCCAATGTGAAGCGCATCGAGCGCGGCACGGCATTTCACGTGTCGGGAGCGATTGGCGGCGAGCGCGAAAAGTCGGCGCTGGCGACACGGCTTCATGACCGGATGACGGAATCCGTGCTCGATTCCATCGATGCAGCCAGGGCCCTGTTCCAGCATGTTGCGCCGCAGCCCTTGAGCACCGTGGATTTGCTCGCCGGCGGACGCGATGCCCTGGTCAAGGCCAACGTCGAGTTGGGGCTGGCACTTTCCGCTGACGAGATCGATTATCTGGCGGAGAACTTCGGCAAACTCCAGCGCAATCCGACCGACGTCGAACTGATGATGTTCGCCCAGGCCAATTCGGAACATTGTCGGCACAAGATATTCAACGCCAGCTGGACCGTCGATGGCGTAGACCAGCCGCTGTCCCTGTTCGGCATGATCCGCGAGACTCACAAGGCGCATCCTGATGGCACCGTGGTGGCCTACTCGGACAATGCGGCGGTGATCGAGGGCGCTGCGATCCGGCGTTTCTACCCGCGCGCCGACGGCGGCTACGAGTACGGCGAAGAAACCACGCACATCCTGGCCAAGGTCGAGACACACAACCATCCGACCGCGATCTCGCCGTTTCCCGGTGCGGCGACCGGCTCCGGCGGCGAGATTCGCGACGAGGGCGCGACCGGTCGCGGTTCCAAGCCCAAGGCCGGCCTCTGCGGCTTCTCCGTGTCGGACCTGAAGATTCCCGGTTACGCGCAGCCTTGGGAATCGAATTACGGCAAGCCCGAGCGCATCGCCTCCGCGCTCGACATCATGATCGAAGGTCCGATCGGTGCCGCGGCATTCAACAACGAATTCGGCCGACCCAATCTCGCCGGCTATTTCCGCAGCTTCGAGCAGGAATTCAATGGCGAGATGCGCGGCTACCACAAGCCGATCATGATCGCCGGCGGCCTCGGCAACATTGCCGCCGACCACGCCTTCAAGATACGTTTCCCGGCCGGCAGCCTGCTGATCCAGCTCGGTGGTCCCGGCATGCTGATCGGCCTCGGCGGCGGCGCCGCGTCGTCGATGGCGACCGGCGCCAACACCGCCGATCTCGATTTCGCCTCGGTGCAGCGCGGCAACCCGGAAATCCAGCGCCGCGCCCAGGAAGTCATCGACCGCTGCTGGCAGCAGGGCGACGGCAATCCGATACTTGCCATCCACGACGTCGGTGCCGGCGGCATTTCCAACGCGATGCCGGAACTCGCGCACGATGCAGGATGCGGCGCGGCTTTCGATCTGCGCGCGCTGCCCAGCGAAGAGCCGGGCATGAGCCCGCGCGAGATATGGAGCAACGAGGCGCAGGAGCGCTATGTGCTGGCCATCGCGCCCGAACGGCTGGAAGAATTCCGCGCCCTGTGCGAACGCGAGCGCTGTCCTTTCGCGGTGCTCGGCGTCGCCACCGACGACGGCCAACTCACGGTGAAGGACGACCACTTCGGCAACAAGCCGGTCGATATGCCGATGGAAGTGCTGCTCGGCAAGGCGCCGAAACTGCATCGCGACGCGCGCCGCCATCAGGTCGTCATGCCGCCGCTCGATGTCGCGGGCATCGACCTGAAGGAGGCGGCGCTGCGCATCCTGCGCCTGCCGGCGGTCGCATCGAAAAATTTCCTGATCACCATCGGCGATCGCAGCGTCGGCGGCTTCACGGCGCGCGACCAGATGGTCGGCCCCTGGCAAGTGCCGGTCGCTGACGTCGCCGTGACCGCGATGGGCTATGACACGCTGCGCGGCGAGTGTTTCGCCATGGGCGAACGCACGCCGCTGGCACTGCTCGACGCCGCGGCGTCGGGCCGCATGGCGGTGGGCGAGGCGCTGACCAACCTGGCGGCTGCGGATGTCGGCGACATTGGTCGCGTCAAGCTTTCCGCGAACTGGATGGCGGCTGCCGGCCATGGTCATGAAGATGCCGCGCTGTTCGATACGGTCAAGGCCGTTGGCCTGGAGTTCTGTCCGGCGCTCGGCGTCTCGATTCCGGTCGGCAAGGATTCGCTGTCGATGCGGACCAAATGGGAAGGAAACGGGGAAGAACAGGGCGTGGCAAAACAGGTCACTGCGCCGCTGTCTTTGATCGTTTCCGCCTTCGCTCCGGTCGGGGATGTGCGCCGCACACTGACGCCGCAATTGCGGCCGGATGCCGAGGTCGGTGAAACCGAACTGGTGCTGATCGATCTGGGAGAGGGACGCAACCGCTTGGGCGGTTCGGCCCTGGCACAGGTCCATGGCGTCAGTGGCGATCTGCCGCCGGATGCCGATGCGGCATCGCTCAAGGCCTTCTTCGGCGCGATCCAGGCGCTCAATCGTGACGGAAAAATTCTCGCTTATCACGACCGTTCGGACGGCGGCCTGTTCGCGACCGTCTGCGAAATGAGCTTCGCCTCGCATGTCGGCATCTCGTTGAATCTGGACGGACTCTGCTACGACCCGTTGATGAACGACGTCGACGGCAGCGAGCGCTTTCCGCAAATCGCCGGCCGCCAGCGCGACCGCGTGATCACGGCGCTGTTCAACGAAGAACTCGGCGCCGTGCTGCAGATCCGCCGCGAGGACCGCACCGCGGTGATGCAGACATTGCGCGATGCCGGCCTCGGCGCCTGCACGCATGCCATCGGCACCACCAATACGGCCGACGAAGTGCGCGTCTGGCGCAACGCCAAGACGGTGTTTGCGGCCCACCGCAACGAGCTGCAGCGGGTCTGGAGCGAGGGCAGCTTCCAGATCGCCCGGCTGCGCGACGACCCGGCTTGCGCCCAGGAAGAGTTCGATGCGCTGCTCGATGCCGACAATCCCGGTTTGTCGATGACGCTGAAGCTGGAGTCGGGCGCGCCCTTCGTCGCCACCGGGGCGCGACCCAAAATCGCTATCCTGCGCGAGCAGGGCGTGAATGGTCACGTCGAAATGGCTGCGGCCTTCGAGCGTGCCGGCTTTGCGCCGTATGACGTACATATGTCCGACCTGCAAGCCGGTCGTGTGCATCTGGCATCGTTCTCGGGACTGGCCGCCTGCGGCGGTTTCTCTTACGGCGACGTGCTCGGCGCGGGGCAGGGCTGGGCCAAATCGGTGCTGTTCAACGACCGGCTGCGCGACGAATTCGCGGCCTTCTTCAATCGTGCCGACAGCTTCGCACTGGGCGTCTGCAACGGCTGCCAGATGATGGCGCATCTGGCTCCGATCATTCCCGGCGCGCAGGACTGGCCGACTTTCCAGCGCAATCGCAGCGAGCAGTTCGAGGCGCGCGTGGTGATGGTCGAAATTCCGCCGTCGCCTTCGATCCTGCTGGCCGGCATGGCCGGCTCGAAGCTGCCCGTGGTGGTCAGCCACGGCGAAGGGCGCGCCGAATTTGCCGCCGGTCAGGGCGGCAAGGCCCTGGCGGCCATGCGTTACATTGACAATCGAGGCGCGACGGCAACGACCTATCCCTTCAATCCCAACGGTTCGCCCGACGGTATCGCCGGTGTGACGACCGCCGACGGCCGATTCACGATCATGATGCCGCACCCCGAGCGCACCTTCCGCAGCGTGCAAATGTCATGGCAGCCGCCGGGACTGGGCGAGGACGCACCGTGGCTCGCCATGTTCCGCAACGCGCGGCGCTGGCTGGGGTAG